A region from the Alnus glutinosa chromosome 5, dhAlnGlut1.1, whole genome shotgun sequence genome encodes:
- the LOC133868613 gene encoding mitogen-activated protein kinase kinase kinase 18-like produces the protein MDWTRGQTIGRGSTATVSTAKAHGSGRVLAVKSAELSQSEFLKREQRILSTLTNPQIVAYNGCDITCENGKLLYNIFMEYAPRGTLVDAIRSQGGGLEEATIKAYTRSIVLGLEYLHSNGIVHCDIKCRNVLVTSDGVKIADLGCARRIDLDGVTSADLAIAGTPVFMAPEVARGEQQGFPADVWALGCTVIEMATGRAPWGDASDPVSALYRIGYSGDVPEAPSFMSKQAKDFLDKCLKRDQGDRWSATELLKHAFLEETLSLSKEANSFDSETPTTVLDQGFWDSIEEPETIPSPTHKSSLNSPTERIRRLSRIGTTSSQRMPNWVWDEGWITVRSNSSKEPEMLTRSQDNVLVYSIEPTRSSGTGACKCNITSSNGSTDGSNRSVSLMAYECKKEAFKCKKHALCGNIDLKITRTCFLFEFFLSFFDNHMVQGFRSGAIGLPYCVTIRQLMSVLGGLHPFALHSQCTSMTQHQSIMEWGLCVGPTLLCLGVVSLLCSVSVLIIFLLSNGDR, from the coding sequence ATGGACTGGACCAGGGGCCAAACCATCGGCCGTGGCTCGACCGCCACTGTCTCGACCGCAAAGGCTCACGGGTCCGGTCGGGTTCTTGCCGTCAAGTCAGCAGAGCTCTCGCAATCAGAATTCCTTAAAAGGGAACAGAGGATTCTTTCTACATTAACCAATCCTCAAATTGTGGCATACAATGGATGTGACATTACATGTGAAAATGGTAAGCTTCTATACAATATTTTCATGGAGTATGCACCTCGTGGCACGCTTGTGGACGCAATTCGCAGCCAAGGTGGTGGCTTAGAAGAGGCAACAATCAAGGCCTACACACGCAGCATTGTGTTGGGGCTTGAGTACCTTCACTCTAATGGTATTGTGCATTGTGACATCAAGTGTCGCAATGTTTTGGTCACTAGTGATGGTGTGAAGATTGCTGACTTGGGCTGCGCTAGGCGGATTGATCTTGATGGTGTAACGAGTGCTGATTTGGCAATCGCCGGCACGCCAGTCTTCATGGCACCGGAGGTGGCGCGTGGAGAGCAACAGGGGTTCCCCGCTGATGTGTGGGCTCTGGGGTGCACGGTGATCGAGATGGCGACCGGGAGAGCCCCATGGGGGGACGCTTCTGACCCGGTATCGGCCCTTTACCGAATTGGGTATTCCGGTGATGTGCCGGAGGCTCCTAGCTTCATGTCAAAGCAGGCCAAGGATTTCTTGGACAAGTGCTTGAAGAGAGACCAAGGAGACAGGTGGTCAGCTACGGAACTTCTTAAGCATGCTTTTCTTgaagaaactctctctctttccaagGAAGCCAACAgttttgattctgaaacgcCGACAACCGTATTGGACCAAGGCTTTTGGGACTCAATAGAGGAGCCGGAAACAATTCCGAGCCCGACCCATAAAAGTTCTTTGAATTCCCCCACTGAAAGAATCCGGCGGCTGAGTAGAATCGGCACGACATCGTCTCAAAGAATGCCCAATTGGGTGTGGGATGAAGGTTGGATTACAGTGAGAAGCAATAGCAGCAAAGAGCCAGAGATGTTGACTCGCAGTCAGGACAACGTGTTGGTGTACTCCATTGAACCCACGAGGAGTAGTGGGACCGGGGCATGTAAATGTAATATTACTAGTAGCAATGGTAGTACTGATGGTAGCAATAGGAGCGTCTCATTGATGGCCTATGAATGCAAAAAGGAGGCCTTTAAGTGTAAGAAACATGCATTATGTGGGAACATTGATTTGAAAATAACAAGGACATGTTTTCTGTTCgagttctttctttctttctttgataaCCATATGGTACAGGGGTTTCGATCCGGTGCAATAGGACTACCTTATTGCGTTACAATACGTCAGCTTATGTCAGTGCTTGGTGGGCTCCACCCGTTTGCGTTACACTCACAATGCACatcaatgacacaacaccaaagCATAATGGAGTGGGGTCTATGTGTGGGTCCCACTctattgtgccttggtgttgtgtcattgttgtgtagtgtaagtgttttaatcatttttcttctaTCAAACGGAGATcggtaa
- the LOC133868460 gene encoding S-type anion channel SLAH1-like, translating to MGEAELKSQIEVVIDASIVSSHESHGHSFVVDVANLPLQSSILTRLHAGYFRISLALGAQALLWKITIEHANESQAALRHVSHLLPSTAFLLLWCLALLVLITLSPLYILRCFFHFHMVKAEFLHHIGVNFLYAPWISWLLMLQSAPFISPENLTYRVLWLVFAVPVMVLDVKIYGQWFTTEKRFLSMMANPTSHMSVLGNLVGARAAAQMGWKEIAVFMFSLGMIHYLVLFVTLYQRQYGCKRFPVMLRPAFFLFVAAPSMASLAWSSISGAFDTSSKLLFFLSLFLFMSLACRPALFKKSLRRFNVAWWAYSFPLTFLALASVEYAQELKGEIALGLMLVLVTLSVLVFWGLMLLTALKKTRLLHEQRRTATKPQVADTRT from the exons atggGAGAAGCTGAACTGAAATCACAAATTGAGGTCGTGATTGATGCTTCCATCGTCAGTAGCCATGAATCTCATGGCCACTCATTTGTCGTCGACGTTGCCAACCTGCCATTACAATCGTCCATCTTAACAAGGCTCCATGCAGGCTACTTCAGAATAAGCCTCGCTCTCGGTGCCCAAGCTTTGCTATGGAAGATTACAATCGAGCATGCAAATGAATCACAAGCAGCTCTCCGGCATGTATCCCACTTGCTCCCTTCAACAGCTTTTCTTTTGCTCTGGTGTCTCGCGCTTTTGGTGCTCATAACACTCTCTCCGCTCTACATTCTCCGGTGCTTCTTTCACTTCCACATGGTGAAGGCAGAGTTCTTGCACCATATAGGAGTTAACTTCTTGTATGCTCCCTGGATTTCCTGGCTTCTCATGCTTCAATCAGCGCCATTCATCAGTCCAGAGAATCTTACCTATCGGGTTCTTTGGCTGGTTTTTGCAGTTCCAGTCATGGTGCTCGACGTGAAAATATACGGGCAATGGTTTACGACAGAAAAGCGGTTTCTGTCAATGATGGCGAATCCGACAAGCCACATGTCAGTGTTGGGGAACTTGGTAGGCGCCCGAGCAGCCGCGCAGATGGGGTGGAAAGAGATTGCTGTTTTCATGTTCTCTTTAGGCATGATACATTATTTAGTGCTCTTTGTTACGCTCTATCAGCGCCAATATGGTTGCAAGCGTTTTCCAGTAATGCTGCGGCCAGCCTTCTTCTTGTTCGTTGCTGCACCAAGCATGGCAAGTTTAGCTTGGAGCTCCATTTCAGGAGCTTTTGATACCTCATCAAAGTtgctcttcttcctctctcttttccttttcatgtCTCTG GCTTGCAGGCCAGCCCTTTTCAAGAAATCCTTGAGGAGGTTCAATGTTGCATGGTGGGCTTATTCGTTCCCGCTTACCTTTCTTGCTCTAGCCTCTGTGGAATACGCACAAGAGCTGAAAGGTGAAATAGCACTCGGGCTAATGCTTGTCTTGGTAACTCTCTCTGTCCTGGTCTTCTGGGGCTTGATGCTGCTCACTGCACTCAAAAAGACTAGGCTTTTGCATGAGCAAAGGAGGACTGCAACCAAGCCACAAGTTGCAGATACAAGGACTTAA
- the LOC133868461 gene encoding uncharacterized protein LOC133868461, which produces MQQLLFAVIFSEMGLILVLLFKTPLRKLVIVGLDRVKRGRGPVMVKTVVGTVLVVLMSSVYSMTKIRRRWIDEGAVNPTDQVLMAKHLLEATLMGSSLFLALMIDRLHHYIRELRVRRKSMEAVKNQKQGPEDGKTGGLEEIKALEEETATLQTKLKQLESELETRAKEVNAAEANAVALRKQSEGFLLEYDRLLEENQNLRNQLQSLDRRLSHSGSKKNT; this is translated from the exons atgcaacAGCTATTGTTCGCCGTGATATTCTCGGAGATGGGTCTGATACTGGTGTTGCTGTTCAAGACCCCCCTGAGAAAGCTGGTGATCGTGGGCCTGGACAGGGTCAAGCGCGGGCGTGGGCCCGTCATGGTCAAGACCGTGGTGGGAACGGTTCTGGTGGTGCTCATGTCCAGCGTCTACAGCATGACCAAGATCCGTAGACGTTGGATCGACGAGGGCGCGGTCAATCCCACGGATCAGGTACTCATGGCCAAGCACCTCCTCGAAGCCACTCTCATGG GGTCTTCTCTATTCCTTGCGCTGATGATAGACAGACTACACCATTATATCAGAGAGCTCCGCGTACGAAGAAAGAGCATGGAAGCTGTTAAGAATCAGAAGCAAGGACCCGAAGATGGGAAAACTGGTGGTTTGGAGGAAATCAAAGCATTGGAGGAAGAGACAGCGACACTGCAGACAAAACTCAAGCAGCTGGAGTCGGAGCTGGAGACCAGGGCAAAAGAAGTTAATGCTGCAGAGGCAAATGCGGTTGCATTAAGAAAACAATCGGAAGGGTTCCTTCTCGAGTACGATCGCTTGCTTGAGGAAAACCAAAATCTCAGGAACCAGTTGCAGTCATTGGACAGGAGATTGTCACATTCTGGTAGCAAGAAGAATACTTAA
- the LOC133868636 gene encoding peroxisomal membrane protein PMP22, whose translation MGSSANKGLFHQYLVQLQRHPLRTKAITAGVLSGISDLVSQKLTGIQKIQLRRLVLKVLFGAVYLGPFGHFLYIMLDKIFKGKKDSKTVAKKVVLEQLTSSPWNNLLFMIYYGSIIEGRPWMHVKTNIKKNYPSVQLTAWTFWPVVGWVNHQYVPLQFRVIFHSLVAFGWGIFLNLRARSLTLTKAK comes from the exons ATGGGATCGAGTGCGAATAAGGGGTTGTTCCACCAGTACTTGGTGCAGCTTCAGCGTCACCCCCTGAGAACCAAG GCAATTACAGCCGGAGTGTTGTCAGGGATTAGTGATTTGGTTTCTCAGAAGCTCACTGGAATACAGAAGATTCAGCTGAGACGGCTTGTTCTGAAAGTG CTTTTTGGAGCCGTTTATCTTGGGCCTTTTGGGCATTTCCTGTATATAATGCTGGATAAAATTTTCAAGGGCAAGAAGGATTCAAAAACAGTAGCTAAGAAG GTGGTGCTGGAACAGTTGACATCTTCTCCTTGGAACAACTTACTATTCATGATTTACTATGGGTCGATCATTGAGG GAAGACCTTGGATGCATGTGAAAACTAATATTAAGAAGAATTATCCATCGGTGCAGCTTACGGCATGGACG TTCTGGCCGGTTGTCGGGTGGGTAAATCACCAGTATGTGCCGCTGCAGTTTCGTGTCATTTTCCATAGCTTAGTAGCATTTGGCTG GGGAATATTTTTGAATCTACGAGCAAGATCTTTGACATTGACGAAGGccaaatga
- the LOC133869555 gene encoding probable F-box protein At4g22030 produces the protein MASTLRLSSSSMKINSAIHVPKLKLPKLIPYFSVPKIPTRKLQVQELNLRDAFIKIAPVEKIDVITTAPIDDKSPNSNAIATTQLYAILEAVSDRVEMHANIGKQRENWNTLLLNSINMITLTAATMAGAAAIAGPGMPLLALKLSSTLLYSAATGMLLMINKIQPSQLAEEQRNATRLFKQLQSQIQSMLSLGTSSQEDVKDVMEKVLALDRAYPLPLLGAMLDKFPAKYEPAVWWPSKKLQKKNKSREGNHVQQEKNGWSEELEGEMREIVEVVKRKDIEDYERLGNLVLKINKVLAIAGPLLTGIAAVGSAFVGNGSWATMVAVAAGALGSAVNAFEHGGQIGMVFEMYRNCGGFFRLLQESIETTVEEKDMEKRENGKLFEMNVALKLGRSLSQLKQLARKSASTRMDGNSVDEFASKLF, from the coding sequence ATGGCTTCAACTCTGcgattatcttcttcttccatgAAAATCAATTCTGCTATTCATGTCCCAAAACTTAAACTTCCAAAACTGATCCCTTATTTCTCTGttccaaaaataccaacaaGAAAGCTGCAGGTCCAGGAATTGAATCTAAGGGACGCGTTCATAAAGATAGCCCCGGTTGAAAAGATCGACGTCATCACTACAGCACCAATCGATGATAAATCACCCAACTCCAACGCCATTGCAACTACCCAACTCTATGCCATCTTAGAGGCCGTGTCTGACAGGGTGGAGATGCACGCAAACATTGGAAAACAGCGTGAAAACTGGAATACCCTTCTTCTCAACTCCATCAACATGATTACTCTCACTGCTGCCACCATGGCTGGTGCTGCAGCCATTGCTGGCCCCGGAATGCCCCTTTTAGCCCTTAAATTATCGTCCACTCTCTTGTATTCTGCTGCCACGGGGATGTTGCTTATGATCAACAAAATTCAGCCTTCACAACTTGCAGAGGAACAACGTAATGCCACGAGATTGTTCAAGCAGCTCCAGAGCCAAATCCAGAGTATGCTGTCTCTCGGGACTTCATCTCAAGAAGATGTGAAGGACGTGATGGAAAAGGTCTTGGCCCTCGACAGAGCCTACCCACTTCCCTTGTTAGGAGCAATGCTTGACAAATTCCCTGCAAAGTACGAGCCTGCTGTTTGGTGGCCTTCAAAAAAACTCCAGAAAAAAAACAAGTCACGTGAAGGAAATCATGTACAGCAAGAGAAGAATGGGTGGAGTGAGGAACTAGAAGGAGAAATGCGAGAGATCGTTGAGGTGGTGAAAAGAAAGGACATTGAGGACTATGAAAGGCTGGGCAACCTGgtgttgaagatcaacaagGTTTTAGCCATCGCAGGGCCATTACTCACAGGCATTGCAGCCGTTGGGTCTGCTTTTGTTGGTAACGGGTCATGGGCTACAATGGTAGCGGTGGCTGCGGGGGCTTTAGGTAGCGCGGTTAATGCATTCGAGCATGGTGGCCAAATTGGTATGGTGTTTGAGATGTACAGAAACTGCGGTGGCTTCTTCCGGCTACTTCAAGAATCAATAGAAACCACGGTTGAGGAAAAAGAtatggaaaaaagagaaaacggGAAGTTGTTTGAAATGAACGTGGCTTTGAAACTGGGGAGAAGCTTGTCACAGCTCAAACAACTTGCCAGAAAGTCAGCCTCTACACGTATGGATGGAAACTCCGTAGATGAATTCGCTAGCAAGCTGTTTTAG
- the LOC133869717 gene encoding probable F-box protein At4g22030, whose translation MASLQASALRLSSSCCSMKINSAIHVPKLPKVIPYFSVPKIPTRKLQVQELNIRDAFIKIAPVEKIDVITTAPIDDKSPNSNTIATTQLYAILEAVSDRVEMHANMGKQRENWNTLLLNSINMITLTAATMAGAAAIAGAGMPLLALKLSSTLLYSAATGMLLVINKIQPSQLAEEQRNATRLFKQIQSQIQSMLSLGTSTQEDVKDVMGKVLALDRAYPLPLLGAMLDKFPAKYEPAVWWPSKKLQKKNKSREGNHVQQEKNGWSEELEGEMREIVEVVKRKDIEDYERLGNLMLKINKVLAIAGPLLTGIAAVGSAFVGNGSWAAIAAVAAGALGSAVNAFEHGGQIGMVFEMYRNCGGFFQLLQESIEATLEERNLEKRENGKLFEMNVALKLGRSLSQLKQLARKSASTRMDGTTINEFASKLF comes from the coding sequence ATGGCTTCGTTACAAGCTTCAGCTCTACGATTATCTTCGTCTTGTTGTTCCATGAAAATCAATTCTGCTATTCATGTCCCAAAACTTCCAAAAGTGATCCCTTATTTCTCTGttccaaaaataccaacaaGAAAGCTGCAGGTTCAGGAATTGAATATAAGGGACGCGTTCATAAAGATAGCCCCGGTAGAAAAGATCGACGTCATCACTACAGCACCAATCGATGATAAATCACCCAACTCCAACACCATTGCAACTACCCAACTCTATGCCATCTTAGAGGCCGTGTCTGACAGGGTGGAGATGCACGCAAACATGGGAAAACAGCGTGAAAACTGGAATACCCTTCTTCTCAACTCCATCAACATGATTACTCTCACTGCTGCCACCATGGCTGGTGCTGCAGCCATTGCTGGCGCCGGAATGCCCCTTTTGGCTCTTAAATTATCGTCCACTCTCTTGTATTCTGCAGCCACGGGGATGTTGCTTGTGATCAACAAAATTCAGCCTTCACAACTTGCAGAGGAACAACGTAATGCTACGAGATTGTTCAAGCAGATCCAGAGTCAAATCCAGAGTATGCTGTCTCTCGGGACTTCAACTCAAGAAGATGTGAAGGACGTGATGGGAAAGGTCTTGGCCCTCGACAGAGCCTACCCACTTCCCTTGTTAGGAGCAATGCTTGACAAGTTCCCTGCAAAGTACGAGCCTGCTGTTTGGTGGCCTTCAAAAAAACTCCAGAAAAAAAACAAGTCACGTGAAGGAAATCATGTACAGCAAGAGAAGAATGGGTGGAGTGAGGAACTGGAAGGAGAAATGCGAGAGATCGTTGAGGTGGTGAAAAGAAAGGACATTGAGGACTATGAAAGGCTGGGCAACCTGATGCTGAAGATCAACAAGGTTTTAGCCATCGCAGGGCCATTACTCACAGGCATTGCAGCCGTTGGGTCTGCTTTTGTTGGTAACGGGTCATGGGCTGCGATAGCAGCGGTGGCTGCGGGGGCTTTAGGTAGCGCGGTTAATGCATTCGAGCATGGTGGCCAAATTGGTATGGTGTTTGAGATGTACAGAAACTGCGGTGGCTTTTTTCAGCTCCTCCAAGAATCAATAGAGGCCACACTGGAGGAAAGAAATTTGGAGAAAAGAGAAAACGGGAAGTTGTTTGAAATGAATGTGGCTTTAAAACTGGGGAGAAGCTTGTCACAGCTCAAACAACTTGCCAGAAAGTCAGCTTCTACACGTATGGATGGAACCACCATAAATGAATTCGCTAGCAAGCTTTTTTAG
- the LOC133869530 gene encoding probable F-box protein At4g22030, translated as MASTLRLSSSSSSSSVKINSAIHVPKLPKLIPYFSVPKIPTRKLQVQELNIRDAFIKIAPVEKIDVITTAPIDDKSPNSNTIATTQLYAILEAVSDRVEMHANIGKQRENWNTLLLNSINMITLTAATMAGAAAIAGAGMPLLALKLSSTLLYSAATGMLLVINKIQPSQLAEEQRNATRLFKQLQSQIQSMLSLGTPSQEDVTDVMGKVLALDRAYPLPLLGAMLDKFPAKYEPAVWWPSKTLQKKNKSREGNHVRQEKNGWSEELEGEMREIVEVMKRKDIEDYERLGNLVLKINKVLAIAGPLLTGIAAVGSAFVGNGSWAAIAAVAAGALGSAVNAFEHGGQIGMVFEMYRNCGGFFQLLQESIEATLEERDLEKRENGKLFEMNVALKLGRSLSQLKQLARKSVSTRMDGTTIDEFASKLF; from the coding sequence ATGGCTTCAACTCTCcgattatcttcttcttcttcttcttcttccgtGAAAATCAATTCTGCTATTCATGTCCCAAAACTTCCAAAACTGATCCCTTATTTCTCTGttccaaaaataccaacaaGAAAGTTGCAGGTCCAGGAATTGAATATAAGGGACGCGTTCATAAAGATAGCCCCGGTTGAAAAGATCGACGTCATCACTACAGCACCAATCGATGATAAATCACCCAACTCCAACACCATTGCAACTACCCAACTCTATGCCATCTTAGAGGCCGTGTCTGACAGGGTGGAGATGCACGCAAACATTGGAAAACAGCGTGAAAACTGGAATACCCTTCTTCTCAACTCCATCAACATGATTACTCTCACTGCCGCCACCATGGCTGGTGCTGCAGCCATTGCTGGCGCCGGAATGCCCCTTTTGGCTCTTAAATTATCGTCCACTCTCTTGTATTCTGCAGCCACGGGGATGTTGCTTGTGATCAACAAAATTCAGCCTTCACAACTTGCAGAGGAACAACGTAATGCCACAAGATTGTTCAAGCAGCTCCAGAGCCAAATCCAGAGTATGCTGTCTCTCGGGACTCCATCTCAAGAAGATGTGACGGACGTGATGGGAAAGGTCTTGGCCCTCGACAGAGCCTACCCACTTCCCTTGTTAGGAGCAATGCTTGACAAATTCCCTGCAAAGTATGAGCCTGCTGTTTGGTGGCCTTCAAAAACACTCCAGAAAAAAAACAAGTCACGTGAAGGAAATCATGTACGGCAAGAGAAGAATGGGTGGAGTGAGGAACTAGAAGGAGAAATGCGAGAGATCGTTGAGGTGATGAAAAGAAAGGACATTGAGGACTATGAAAGGCTGGGCAACCTGgtgttgaagatcaacaagGTTTTAGCCATCGCAGGGCCATTACTCACAGGCATTGCAGCCGTTGGGTCTGCTTTTGTTGGTAACGGGTCATGGGCTGCAATAGCAGCGGTGGCTGCGGGGGCTTTAGGTAGCGCGGTTAATGCATTCGAGCATGGTGGCCAAATTGGTATGGTGTTTGAGATGTACAGAAATTGCGGTGGCTTCTTCCAGCTACTCCAAGAATCAATAGAGGCCACACTAGAGGAAAGAGATTTGGAGAAAAGAGAAAACGGGAAGTTGTTTGAAATGAATGTGGCTTTAAAATTGGGGAGAAGCTTGTCACAACTCAAACAACTTGCCAGAAAGTCAGTTTCTACACGTATGGATGGAACCACCATAGATGAATTCGCTAGCAAGCTTTTTTAG